DNA from Electrophorus electricus isolate fEleEle1 chromosome 5, fEleEle1.pri, whole genome shotgun sequence:
GTCGATATTTGAACTGTGTTAGCCTACGTGCACGTGTTCTTTGTTAAGTGTttgaataaacgtatgtttccTACGACTCATCCCCGCATCTGCTTAGCTTCCTCccgtcacagaaacactgaccacTGAAGAATGCCTgggacaaaatgaaaaaatggaaGGGGAAGAAAAGATGtaaacgccctcccacagcccTCGCAGGAGAACCCTCCATACTCTTGGGCACACTCCAGACACCCACAACAGGGGAGTGCCACTGGAGGATTTTGGGGACCCCAAAGTAGCTGCCGCTACCCAAGCCAGCAAAGGACAACACACCCCCAAGCTAGTCGGACTCCGACCCAGCTGACGAatgggggactggctggggttccTTCTCTGTTTCCCGGACTGTATTCCAACCCTCTGTGTGGTGTTCACGTGCCTGTCCCTATTAAACTTAatcactttgtccccctttgtgtctgtgcccgtcCCAGTTAGTGTGTGCATCCCTGTGTCTCTCgtcgtcctggtccctgtcctttcCCCCGCTGTCTTGCTCATGCTGGCCTGCGCTGGGTCGCTCGGTCCTCCAGCCTTGCCGTTTGGTGTTGGTTTCAGAGCTCGCCGAGAGTCGCGCCATTGGGGAGGGGCTCAGTCACGTTACgacatccccccccacacacacgacatcccccccacacacacacaaacaaacatctccgtgtgcgtgtgttcgttcGCCTGCATGGTCAGGCCCtctcgtgtttctcacctgatccttatTTTGTGTCATTATCGTACGTGTATACAAGTCTCTTGTCTTGGAGACAACATCCATTGtggatgttgtcgatgtttgaccCGTGTTAGCCTGCATGCCACGTGTTCTTTGttaagtgtttgaataaatgtatgtttctgtttcctaTGACATCCTGCTTATCCTCCTCCAGTCAAATGGTAATAGGATTTTACATTACTTAGGATGTTCATTCATAAATCAACATGATTAACCAACATATTACTTAGTAGCactaaatacaatttaatactTTCTTAGTAGCTTGAATGGCCATACGACTGCAATAATCACCACTGTGCCATATCACATATGtaccttgtttgtttatttatttattcgtgGTTGCAGCACATGATGGGTGCCCTACCTTTGAGTCCTGCACCATCTTTGGCTGCAGCATCTCTGTTTAAGAAGAGGCTGCCAGGCTGAAGGCTAGAGCCTGACAATGGAGAGTCGTCCTTCACCCGGAACTGGCCCAGTTTAGTCAGCTTCTACCATATGCACAGAGCAGGCAAGAGACTGGGCTCACAACACAAGCAGATTCCTGGATATTCAGCACTGGGCTATCATTGCCATGTTCAATAAAAAGCTTTATGCTTCATTAAAAGTAAAAGAGCAAAGGGAAAACCGTAAATGAAAAGCCTTAATAGATTCCCCTGTATCGTGTATTATGCTAAAATTAAATGCAGCAGAAAAAGCATACTGTGAACCAAAATGTGTTGCTCACATGAAAAAGGTAGTTTGTCAAAACTATTAATCAATGAATTAAAGGGCCACTGTATGTAGGAAATGTCTCTTCATACTGTCACAAGTAGGTGCTGCAGTGCCACCTGCCAGGGTCTTAAATTGGCATGAACTTTCACCTAATTACTTCACATGTACCATAATTACACTTAGTGAGCCTTTAACGTAGACTCCATGTAGTAGATCTTTTATTCAAGTTAAATCTTTAAGTGTCATCAGCGTGACAGAGGGACTCACAGGTGGAGTATCTGCAGGGGTATCACTGTTGTCAGGCGGCGAGTGGAACTTTATAAAGGCGACTCCATATGCTATGGTCTAGgattcagaaaaagaaaaccaaaacttGAATCTAGTCACATTACTTGTATCCACAGAATTCAGATCCCCAGGGCTCCAAATGGCCTGACCTCttgaaagtgagagaggaggcTGACCTTGCTATATGGCTGGCTGCATACAATCTTTACCCGGTCCCATTTCTCCTGAGCGGTGGCCTTCACCAGCTGCTGGGGACCAAAGAATCGCACTCGGTTTGTGTTGTTGCCTGCCCGACTCTCAGTGGGGGACATGAACGATGATGTCACCAGCAACACCTTCAGGGGTTACACAGGAAGCATTACTGTCAGGATGAGGGTACCGACAAGCCTTTCCCTTTTGTGTGtctggggtttggggggggggggcaatacCTCAAAATCTTGATCTTTGACAGATGTTGAGTGTCCGACAAGCACCTCAATGAAGGCAGAACCCTCATTTCCAATATCTATACTGTGCACTTGCTCCTCTTTGTCAAACTAATGAATTCAGCAATTAAACACAAGGGAAAACTAGATTAGCATTAAACacttacagaaataaaatgaaataagttTGTTACACGATGGCATTCAGCAGTAAAGTCTCCCCATACTTGTAAAATGATTGAAGTTTGTTTCTCTCCTGGCCTTGCAGCTTTCCACTTCCTATAAGTGTCAGAGCTCAGCAGATTGTCTGCTTTGTGAGTCTATGCATGAAAACAAGAGTTTCCCAAATTACTAAAGTCAGAGGTTGAATTACTGGTTGAATTGAATTACTAAATTACTCGTTGAGGTTGAATTACTAAAGTCTATAGTTGAAATTAGGGCAAAAATATCTTAATTATGCACTTGATAATGTCAATATACTCACAGTGTCCTCACTGCTGCAGGAAACGACGTGCTTGAGTTTGATTTCAGGcatactagctagctagtattcAGATGATTAACTTGCATATGCGATTATCAAACCTTAAATGCAACAAAATAGGCATTGCTGCATTAGCAAAGAGATTAAACAACAATCTAATAGCTGAGCTAAACTAATCAGGTAGCTAGATATGGTGTATTCAAGCAGTTAAATTCAACAACTGAACATGCAAACATGGGATGACCATTTGCtgtttagttagctagctagttagctagctagctctaACTTGCTGTAGCTAGGTGTCAAAAGGACACTGCAATTTTATACGCAGTAAACAAATCAAGAGGGCAATTAAGTTTCTTATACTAATTTGCTAGCCAACCAATTagtatagctagctagccaattaTATACGGATGAAATATGAGTTTACAAGATACAACATAGACGTAAATAATCCCCCTTAGTGACGGACTTTATTCTAATGGTAACGCTATATAAGACAATACGATTGCTTGTCATGCTAACTGGCTAACTTACAAAGCGCACACACAAGGGAACGTTAGCTCGCTAGCATAAAGGAGCAATAGCTAACAAGTCTTACCTAGCTAACAATACAGTCCATGTATTGTTTgagttttaaatgaagaaaattaatattaagCAGTTAAAATGTCTTTGGACATACAAGACCAATGCGCTCCACAGATCTGACACAACAGCTGAGTGAGCAGCTCTCCTCATCCAAAACTGTATATACGGTTTACGCggcaacacacaaaaagcagtaGCAACTCCCTTTCATGAATAATGACGTAACTTCCGATTTGTCAATATATTTGCTGAAATTCATGGGGCCTCTAGCGGTAAGTACAGAGAAATGTAGTGCGTGTAGTTTGTGGCAAACCTTGCTCGAGGGCCAGACTGCAGCCCAGTTTGTTGGTTTCCGTGTTTAAGGACACCAGATTCGTTTAATTACCATATTTCAGATGGGGACCGGAACGTTAGGAAAGAAATCCCGTGATTGTTCCTCCAGTTGCGCGTCGTTGGGGCTGGCATAGTGCCGATATCCGGTACCTGGGAACAAAGGTAGCACGCACAGTCAACTCCATCTCAACCAGTAAGACCCACGCGACCAGCGACAGCTGTCCCCACTGGCACCAATCACGTGACAATATAGGGAAAGTAATTAAGTGGCCAGGGGAAAGACGGGTAATTAGTAAAATGAAGGCAAAGCCAAAAGAAAACGTTAAAAAAATTGTGCTCCGAAGTAAAGGAGGACGAGAGGGACTACGCATGCGGGACCATGCGTAGATGCAGGGAAAGGGCATCCAATCATCTCTTGAAAGCTGCAGTTGTGGGTGCCATGACAACGTCTTCAGGGAGGGAGTTCCACGAGTCTATAACCTTCCCAGAGAACGGAGCCTCAGGTCTGATGCGGTCTGACCTGGGCTTAGTCAGTTTCATAGAATATCCCGGAAGGGCTGGTAGGGGAGGTGGTGTAAATAGCCAAGTTAGGTCAGGTCCAACAACCTGCCACATATTCCAAAGGTTCTCAATTTGAAACAAAGTATTTGATCTTATCAAACACCTTGCAGAAGTCTATAAAGACTACATCCACAGCATGGCCCTGCTCAACCATGTCAGCCCACATCTCCTTGGCAGACAGCAAGTTTGTCAGGCAGGAATATCCCTTCTGAAAACCATGCTGAAGTAGATGGTGCCTAGTTAGATAATCCCCCATCTGCTCACGAACGATCCCCTCCATTAGCTTGACAATAGTCAAGCTAATCGGCCTATAGTTCATATAAATTTATCTATACATTTATAGACATATACAGGGATTTTGGGCCCAATGAACAGATATCACATTggcaccaccaccacaccatcATAGGCCACACCAACCCTGAATATATAACACTGTGCAGACATGCAGAGTGATGTTAACCTTCAAAGAAAGGAATATGTAAAGCTGCAAAAATACCAGAGACTGAAATAATTTGGAAGGTTAATTCCAAGGTTGTCTCAGTGGTGATAGAGGCACCTTGGGCTTTGACTGCTAAACTGGAGGCTGGAGGAGGACGGAGTgtctccaacagatcccagaacTAACAACATCAATCCCAGTCAAAAAGAACAATTCTGGGAACAGTGTATACTGACCCACACCTGATTGGCCTGAGCTTGAGGAAAAAGATATGCCCACCCTCCGAAAGGGTGAGAATATACTGACAAtatactaaaaaaaataaaacaaaatattgtcctaaaaaaatattttcaaaatagtGTAGCCTCAAATAAGGAGAGGATTCAAATTTctactttttttaaactttcaatTTCTACTTAAATTCATATTACTAATATGATTTGAAGGATCAGTTTTGTTTCtccaaatgaacaaaaaaaaatcttaagaCGTCTTTTAGCTGACTAGCCTCTTTCTAtatctttctcttcccctttcCATTACCTTTTCCagtgaaataaaacacaagctTGTATAAAAGCTGAGTTGATACATTGTCAACTCATTCATGCTTTCACATATATGTGGGTAGCTCTATACTCgaagaaaatacatttacataaaagtGAGTAGCTTCTTAATATATTGTCTTTGGGTATATTTCCGCTTCAGTCAGCTGTTAAAAGCAGTTATTGTCTTCTTTATTGTTCACTTGGCAAatccttgtgtttgtgtgtgtgtgtgtgtgtgtgtgtgtgtgtgtgtgtgtgtgagctgtgaatgtaaatgtgtttgtgtgtgtatgcacctgGATCTCCTCTTTTTTAAAGGACTATCATCAAGATGATCTGTTTCCCTCGCCATTTAGGAGTAATGAAGCTCTGTTTTTGCTGCATGGCTTTCATCAGCATATTGGGTGAGTACCAAatgtattcagtattcagaCTATTTTCCAGACAAtctaatgttttatatacagaTACTTGCACAACAAAGTTGATATGAGTTGCAGCCCTAAATGTCTTAGAGGTCTTATATTCATCAATCTTGTTTATAGGAGTTCAGGGCAGTGAGTGGTCCGCGAGCATTCCTGCCTCTGTTTCTGGTCTGTCAGGTCTGTGCATTTACATCCCATGCAACTTCTCCTATCCTGGGCCGAGACAACCAGCTGGCAAACTCACAGGGATCTGGTTCCAGGGCAGTACAAATTTTCAGATATACAACAGCATGAATTCGGAGGTGGTAAACGCTCTGTATCTGAACAGAACCAGACTCGTTGGCTCTTTGGCCAGAAATGAGTGCTCCCTGAAAATAGGCCCACTGAGGTCTTCGGACGCCAAGATCTACACGTTTCGAATTGAGATACCGGACCTAGACAAATATTCATACTTGCAACAATCCACAACAGTCAGCATTATCGGTCAGCCTGCCACCTGGTCTAAAGTTTAggacatttatttgtttactttgtacATTTGAAGGCAGTTGCATGTATGTGATAAAATCACTTCGTTCACTGGTTTTCTTCATGGCAGATGCTCCTTCAGCTCCCTCCATGCAGTGTCCTGGCATCCTGGCTGAAGGCATTGCTGTCTCGCTTGTGTGTGCGGTAGTGCACTCCTGTCCTGAGGCAGCACCTGCCCTGCACTGGAGCTCCATCCGGGCTGAGCAGACGATTGCTCAGCCGCAGAGCCGACGCCTGCTCCAAAATGGCTGGGAGGAGAGAGTTGTGCTCAATCTGCTGCCCTCTTCTGGAAGCCATGGGGAAGTGCTgcgctgctctgctgtgtttccCAGCGGTCTGAGTCAGTTTGGGCCCGAGTGCAGGCTGGTGGTCGACTGTAAGTTAAATTGAGCTTAATTAATTAAGAGTGTGAATAGTGAGTTTTACTTTCTTTCCACACCCTTCTAATCAGACGTGCTGATTTACTATGTCTTTGTGTCAGATGCTCCCAAAAATGTGACAGTAAATGTGTCATCCCCACTGGACTCAGTCTTAGAAGGGAACACTGTGATTCTGTCCTGCCAGGCAGACAGTCACCCAGCACCGCACACATTCTCCTGGTTCCAGTGGGCTGCAGGTAGGGAACAACTTTTGACAGCCCAGAGGGGGCACGAGCTCTACATAAACAAGATAATTAGGGAGCCCGGCCAGTACTGGTGCCAAGCGGAAAACACTATGGGCATTGCTCACTCTCAACCCCTCCTCCTGGATGTGCTATGTGAGTTCATGTAATATTAATTCATTGTTTAATGAGTTGCTTTCATTCTGTAAAGGGTGTTTCTAAGTGTGATGTAGTGTGTGGTCCTCCTTGTGTGTTTGGTAGCTTTAAACACTGCATTGAGAATTTGATAGTGTTTGGTAGTATGAAGCTGATCTTTTCTGTTTCAGACCAGCCTGAGATCATGAATGAGAGCTGCTGCTCAGTTATCTctgagcaggagctggagctgAACTGTGTATGCATTGCCCATGGCAATCCAAAACCCTCTATCAATTGGACTTTCATGCATTCACATGAGCCAATAAATGGTGAGAATGAACTGTGTGAGGATGAACAAATGCAGTGGCAGGTCTGACACTCTTGATAATAACAATGATGTAAATTATTAATGATAATGTAAATAAGGAAAAAGCTACACTCCTATAGCAGAGTATAGCATCAATACACTGCCTGAGATTTCTTTTATGaatgtatttgaaaaataaagcGTCCACTTGTATTTCTAGGTCAAGTGGACTCGTCTCAGTCAGGAGGCCATAAAGCTGTAGTAAGCCTCAATACTTCAGTACTGTGGAACAGCACAGCAAAAGAGCTAGTCATACTGTGCATGGCTGAAAATAGCTTGTCATCCACCACTAAAGCCTTCACACTGACTCTCAACAGTGAGCTAACTTCACACAGTTAAATTCTATTTACATTCTTAGCTATTAGTGAGCTAACTTTTCattattaaatgctttttatATTATCTAATAGCAAGCTAACTATACACTGTCAAATACTTTATTATTAGCTTAGTTTGAATTTCTTTTGAGTCTGAATCTGTGGCTGGTGTACAGTATATTGTCTCTGTCTGAATGTAGTGTCCTATATCCTCTCCACAGCCACATTGAATGCATTTGTCCTATCTGATACTGGCCCCACCTTGGGACTGTGGGGTCCCATGATGGGTCTGACTGCAATAACCATGCTCCTCCCACAGTGGCATTGTGGTAAGTGCTTTGGAAAAACCATTCAGCCCAATTCAAACCTGTTGGgccctgttttattttaaaggctCTTTAGTTAACATATATAATGGCACTGACTAAATGGGCAAAAGGGACAGGTAACTAAAACACAGACTCCACAATGATGGTAATGGCTACTCTAAAGCCAACAAACTGGAAAAAGCATGtgactaattaaataaacacaaacgcacacaaatcaacattttaacattaaatgtaaactaGTTACAAGCTGCAGGGAGGTGCACAGTATCCTGTGAATACTCACTGTGCTCCTccctgctcgctctctctctctctctctccctctctctctctaaaccaGTCACcacagtattttataatcaatacaatattttacTGGCAGCCAATCTAATGTAggtaagataggagtgatgtgattaaactttctagttctagtaaaaaCTCCAGCtactgcattttgaactaacAAGGGCTTGTTTATGAACTTCTGGTATaaccagatagtaaggcattagaGTAAAGTGTAAAAGTAATAAACACATGGACCAACCTTCCTCCATCATGTAATGATAGTATATctctaatctttgcaatgttttaaGGTGTAAAAAGActgtcctagaaatattatgaGCTTCAAAAGAGAGACTGGAATCCATAGTTACACCATGAtctttaattgtttaattgatGTAACTGAAAGACCATCAAGgattattacataattattacatAATCATTACAATcctaattattatataataattacaaaaatcTTACTCATGGCTGCCTGTGggcctatttttaaaaaccataatTAAGTAAGAGAAAGTTTCCCAACATCCattgtctgatgtcctttacatattgtttaataatattatgtTGATTTTATCACAGTTGGTACCTCCTAGCACCCATGTTTCTATGGTTTTCCTGTCTCGGGTTATTGTTTTGCATCCGtttcttagttttgttttctcctcccctaGTTAGAttttcattactttcacctgttcctcatttctagctTTGTTATGTTTAGTATTTAAGCCTTGTGTTTGCCATGTTTCAGGGCTGCTCATTGAAAGCCCGTATCTGCTCATTGAAAGTCTAAGTAGTGCATGTAAGTTGAGCCTCCGTTTATGTGATTTGTAAGTCTGTATGTCAGTTTAGCCGCCGTTTGCTATTTTTAGttgttcatgtttcctagccgtCGTTTAGCCTGGCCTCTGTTTAATATCCTAGCCCTTATTTTTGTGTTATGTATTCTTAaactctccgtgttggtaacttgaccctggactaccctaacgactCTGAATTTTGATTTGCCCTTGATAAATTTTGCTCTTCTCTGCaaatgcgtccgcctccttaccactcactgtTACAGAAATGTAATCTGGTTTTGCTGAGATAATAAAAGACAATTTATCTTTACTAAAGTCATCTCTGTACTGTGGCAGCCTATATCCcaactgaaaatgttaatgcatGTGATTTCCTATACAAGTGTGAGCTTAGCTGTTGTGCAACAGCT
Protein-coding regions in this window:
- the LOC113574423 gene encoding myelin-associated glycoprotein-like isoform X4, giving the protein MWVALYSKKIHLHKRVMKLCFCCMAFISILGVQGSEWSASIPASVSGLSGLCIYIPCNFSYPGPRQPAGKLTGIWFQGSTNFQIYNSMNSEVVNALYLNRTRLVGSLARNECSLKIGPLRSSDAKIYTFRIEIPDLDKYSYLQQSTTVSIIDAPSAPSMQCPGILAEGIAVSLVCAVVHSCPEAAPALHWSSIRAEQTIAQPQSRRLLQNGWEERVVLNLLPSSGSHGEVLRCSAVFPSGLSQFGPECRLVVDYAPKNVTVNVSSPLDSVLEGNTVILSCQADSHPAPHTFSWFQWAAGREQLLTAQRGHELYINKIIREPGQYWCQAENTMGIAHSQPLLLDVLYQPEIMNESCCSVISEQELELNCVCIAHGNPKPSINWTFMHSHEPINGQVDSSQSGGHKAVVSLNTSVLWNSTAKELVILCMAENSLSSTTKAFTLTLNTTLNAFVLSDTGPTLGLWGPMMGLTAITMLLPQWHCGMARSLSW
- the LOC113574423 gene encoding myelin-associated glycoprotein-like isoform X5 yields the protein MWVALYSKKIHLHKRVMKLCFCCMAFISILGVQGSEWSASIPASVSGLSGLCIYIPCNFSYPGPRQPAGKLTGIWFQGSTNFQIYNSMNSEVVNALYLNRTRLVGSLARNECSLKIGPLRSSDAKIYTFRIEIPDLDKYSYLQQSTTVSIIDAPSAPSMQCPGILAEGIAVSLVCAVVHSCPEAAPALHWSSIRAEQTIAQPQSRRLLQNGWEERVVLNLLPSSGSHGEVLRCSAVFPSGLSQFGPECRLVVDYAPKNVTVNVSSPLDSVLEGNTVILSCQADSHPAPHTFSWFQWAADQPEIMNESCCSVISEQELELNCVCIAHGNPKPSINWTFMHSHEPINGQVDSSQSGGHKAVVSLNTSVLWNSTAKELVILCMAENSLSSTTKAFTLTLNTTLNAFVLSDTGPTLGLWGPMMGLTAITMLLPQWHCGLLIESPYLLIESLSSACKLSLRLCDL
- the LOC113574423 gene encoding myelin-associated glycoprotein-like isoform X2 produces the protein MWVALYSKKIHLHKRVMKLCFCCMAFISILGVQGSEWSASIPASVSGLSGLCIYIPCNFSYPGPRQPAGKLTGIWFQGSTNFQIYNSMNSEVVNALYLNRTRLVGSLARNECSLKIGPLRSSDAKIYTFRIEIPDLDKYSYLQQSTTVSIIDAPSAPSMQCPGILAEGIAVSLVCAVVHSCPEAAPALHWSSIRAEQTIAQPQSRRLLQNGWEERVVLNLLPSSGSHGEVLRCSAVFPSGLSQFGPECRLVVDYAPKNVTVNVSSPLDSVLEGNTVILSCQADSHPAPHTFSWFQWAAGREQLLTAQRGHELYINKIIREPGQYWCQAENTMGIAHSQPLLLDVLYQPEIMNESCCSVISEQELELNCVCIAHGNPKPSINWTFMHSHEPINGQVDSSQSGGHKAVVSLNTSVLWNSTAKELVILCMAENSLSSTTKAFTLTLNTTLNAFVLSDTGPTLGLWGPMMGLTAITMLLPQWHCGLLIESPYLLIESLSSAWMARSLSW
- the LOC113574423 gene encoding myelin-associated glycoprotein-like isoform X1; translated protein: MWVALYSKKIHLHKRVMKLCFCCMAFISILGVQGSEWSASIPASVSGLSGLCIYIPCNFSYPGPRQPAGKLTGIWFQGSTNFQIYNSMNSEVVNALYLNRTRLVGSLARNECSLKIGPLRSSDAKIYTFRIEIPDLDKYSYLQQSTTVSIIDAPSAPSMQCPGILAEGIAVSLVCAVVHSCPEAAPALHWSSIRAEQTIAQPQSRRLLQNGWEERVVLNLLPSSGSHGEVLRCSAVFPSGLSQFGPECRLVVDYAPKNVTVNVSSPLDSVLEGNTVILSCQADSHPAPHTFSWFQWAAGREQLLTAQRGHELYINKIIREPGQYWCQAENTMGIAHSQPLLLDVLYQPEIMNESCCSVISEQELELNCVCIAHGNPKPSINWTFMHSHEPINGQVDSSQSGGHKAVVSLNTSVLWNSTAKELVILCMAENSLSSTTKAFTLTLNTTLNAFVLSDTGPTLGLWGPMMGLTAITMLLPQWHCGLLIESPYLLIESLSSACKLSLRLCDL
- the LOC113574423 gene encoding myelin-associated glycoprotein-like isoform X3 — its product is MICFPRHLGVMKLCFCCMAFISILGVQGSEWSASIPASVSGLSGLCIYIPCNFSYPGPRQPAGKLTGIWFQGSTNFQIYNSMNSEVVNALYLNRTRLVGSLARNECSLKIGPLRSSDAKIYTFRIEIPDLDKYSYLQQSTTVSIIDAPSAPSMQCPGILAEGIAVSLVCAVVHSCPEAAPALHWSSIRAEQTIAQPQSRRLLQNGWEERVVLNLLPSSGSHGEVLRCSAVFPSGLSQFGPECRLVVDYAPKNVTVNVSSPLDSVLEGNTVILSCQADSHPAPHTFSWFQWAAGREQLLTAQRGHELYINKIIREPGQYWCQAENTMGIAHSQPLLLDVLYQPEIMNESCCSVISEQELELNCVCIAHGNPKPSINWTFMHSHEPINGQVDSSQSGGHKAVVSLNTSVLWNSTAKELVILCMAENSLSSTTKAFTLTLNTTLNAFVLSDTGPTLGLWGPMMGLTAITMLLPQWHCGLLIESPYLLIESLSSACKLSLRLCDL